The genomic region aattctattaaaggtaagtgtttgtcccaattacctccaaaatcaattacacaagctctaagcatgtcctccattgtctgaattgtcctttcgctttgtccgtccgtttgaggatgataagctgtgcttagatttatcctggttcccattgctttttggaaacttgaccaaaaatgagaagtaaaacggctatctctatcggaaacaattgataaaggaatgccatgtaaagaaacgatttcatttacatacaatttggctaattgttccatactaaaggtttccttcattggtatgaaatgagctgacttggttaacctatctacaatcacccagattgtatcattacctttccttgttttaggcaatttggtaacaaaatccattgttatcaattcccatttccaaactggtatttctaattgttgtaacaaacctgagggtttctgatgttcagctttaatttgtgagcaagttaaacatttagaaacataggctgctacatcctttttcattcctatccaccagaaatttttccttaaatcctgatacattttatcacttcctgaatgcatcgtatatttagacttatgggcttcttctaatatacggtgacgtaaatttcctaatttaggtatccacattctctttttatggaacctccaaattccatctgttccttgttctaatctgattgtttaaatctacttgtagatttaatttaagagaacgtaccctttttggcttttcgtgatattttcgacttaaagcatcagccaccacattggcttttcttgcatgatactggatatcacaatcataatcactaagtaattccatccagcgtctctgtctcatattcaattctttttgcccgaagacatatcttaaacttttatgatccgtgaatatggtaaacttactaccataaagataatgtctccaaatcttaagggcaaaaattatggctcctaattccaaatcatgggtcgaataattttcttcatgactcttaagctgtctagatgcataagctataaccttttgacgttgcattaacacacatccatatcctaacttagaagcatcacaaaagactacaaagtcttcagttccttctggtaacgctagtatgggtgtatgggttaatctttgcttaagaattctaaaggcttcttcttgttttggtccccattcaaacttaacagatttacaggttaacttagttaaaggaatggctattctagaaaaatctcggataaatcttctataataaccggctaatcctaagaaacttctaacttcagttggtgactctggggttttccatttggtaattgcctcgatttttgttggatctacatgaattccttcatggttaactaaatgtccgagaaattgtacctgttctaaccaaaactcacactttgaaaatttagcataaagcttttcctttctcaataaacttaaaagtaagtgcaagtgttttgcatgctcctctttacttttagagtaaattagaatatcatctatgaagagaattatgaatttatccaaatatggcttacatattcggttcatcatgtccataaatgcggctggggcattggtcaaaccaaatggcatgacagtaaattcataatgaccataccttgttctgaatgcggttttaggaatgtcctcttcctgtacctttagttaatgatatcctgatcttaaatcgattttagagaaaaatcgagctccttgaagttgatcaaacaaatcatcgatccttggtaatgggtaccgattcttaatcgtgactttgttcaattcacggtagtcaatgcacatacgcattgctccgtcctttttcttgacaaataaaatcggcgctccccatggtgatgagcttggctgtatgaatcctttctccaacaattcgtctagttgtctcttcagttcttgcatttcagcgggtgccaaacggtaaggtgctttggcaatcggtgctgttcctggtaacaggtgaattctgaattcaacttccctgtctggcggtagtcctggcaattcttctggaaagacatctgaaaactgggacactactggaatgtcttttaattcttttcctttcgttttagtgattatagaaatcaaatacactatagatcctttccttatacaacttgcagttttcatcacagagatgaatttagtggatctagataacttatctcctttaattgtgatcttttcacctcttggtgattttatctgaattgacttttgatcacataagatattggctttattggctattaaccaatccattcctaatacgatatcaaatcctaccagattcattgggtaaaggtttgcaataaatttttgattaaaaatttctattcttgctccttgcaagatttcagaaattctaacggtttctccatttgcggtttctactaaacattcttgtggtagtttagttaatgattgatttaggagtttgcaaaatgaagtattaataaaactttggttggcaccagagtcaaataatactttagcaaaaatatcattaactaaaaacgtaccagcaatgacgtccggaatcatcctagcttcgtctgcagttagaacgaatgctctagcatttttagtgttcttgttgtttgcaacTGGGGCTAATTTTGGACAGTTGGTCTTGATGTGACCTTGttccccacagttgaagcacaccCTGCTATTagctttcttcctgcagtcttcttctttgTGACCTgatattttgcaaaaattgcaataaatggagcattttccagaatgcttccttttgcaatacttgcaataaggtgcagatgtagatcctacattcctacggttagAATTCCCAGAATGGAATTCTCGGGTAAgcttttgggttaggtttctcctctggtcttcttctctagtacggattaactcatctgtcaaggtattggctagttttacagcttcttctatggtttggggtctagctgccttgactacatgtctaatctctccaattaatccccagatataacgggagattaataccggttcgggtgatgcaagggtaggtactatcctagcatattcaaagaatgtggtagtgtaacccttactgtccaccccggtcattctaagatttagaaacttatttgctatctgttctttttcattgggagggcagaattttctttctaccatatttttaaattcctcccattccatgttataaatcctatcacttcctcttgactggaggatagtgttccaccattctaaggctgcgtttttaaacagatttgaagcaaacattatcttatcttcctcagcacatttgcttatttttaaaacggcctcagttttctctatccagcgtagggctgcaatgggtccttcattgcccgagaattctattggtttacaggaccagaattccttgtaagaacaaccatatggcatggttcttcttcttttgggaatgggcgcttgaagtacgggtccattgttcacgctgttttccggttcacttggtcgtttactgctatgcttacttttattatttgcttcttgaaccgtttgaataatcaatggcattgcatctataattccttgtgccactatatgttgaacggcactattatccatttggtttccattgttattgttgtccggattctcattaaccacgttaatgttactctggttatcgttattcagattatcttgattttcctcgtcggccatctgaattttaaacaatttaccaaatattaatatcacaattaatatttgaatatagccaatcacatgacacgcacttttaaccaaaagcgtcgagcattgcgacttttactctatttatatagtatgcatcattacacactagtgctgaaatttaaattacaatactaactgaaatgtaaagctacaatactaatagtaggcatccatagtttttttttctaacacatacacacatatattattttattattattattattactgtttctaccatcaccttcactgatatggattcatccaaaaatccatattacgctcatcgtatttccatacgaggcgttctcccacctgtcgcatacgatcactgctttctaaaatttcctccccaaaagtcctaagttcctggacattttctgcactcattgggggtgcaggttctaggactgggtttggaaactgaggtacgggttcctgatacggaggcataggggcctggtacgggtatggattctctaaaatttccctaacatatgcatcactaatgttatAGGGATCTTggggatctaaccctgggtaagctcctaagttgggcattggcacattttcctgtattgggttttgttgcacgtagtccctaatatcatcccaccaggggtcgtaattatttgggtctaggggatctggtgcaggtacccgaggtatctcctctgggttgtaatcaggcatttctatctggtcttctacttccatgggttggtcaggattttgtggttggggtgctagcatttgttccaggtttgggtcagcagcagtggttgctaaaatatggatattagcaatacccctattgagcatatcctgattataagcatcagtttctctttttgctgcggctaacactcgctgttcctgcaactttttcattctcttcctacgctcgtgcgctcccctactgaaccatcccctctttttctgaggaaatggctcttcagactgagccttaaacacaaagattccttcttctgtgtcagcagaataccccgagagggcaggctgagaagaggaggtgccttcgctcctaggcgaaccagacagttgacgataggcgtcagaaggtccttggtcgctcatactgtaaactaacaaatagtcaattaacacatagcaagaaatacaattatacacgtatttccatagtttatttcctaacaatttaaattttgatgtcagcagaacacttctgtggctgaatcagtggcatagctctgataccaccttttgtcacaacccccggtccctagttcccgggaacgggcggccgtgagccagtttcggtggtatcacgttaattacttatttggcagcggaaattttcatcaggaccgtagttaggaaatattaaatcagagtaaaccaccatattttataatattaaacaaatgggtaaaacccaagtttttattacaaactgatttacagggataaatcccactttattgaaataaacgctttcttttatttaggtaacttttatagccacttttccaagccttcagtgctgtccagctggcttctatttggctttcacattgtgttacctgaaacgcgttttaaaaaggttttgtcagtgggaaatactggtgagtgaatcccagtttaatcaagaaatattaatttactttaaacagtattgagggtgattacaatgtttatatctacccaattactcattcagtagtgtcaagtctgactgagggtcatattacacattggctaactcttcgtccaatgataacgttactcacattttgtatacaaaaccccaacatgccggcagtaattgtagaattacaaagactcaatcactgctaaatcgcattgtaaaaaggttaaggttttgtaaaaactgttaataaaaaggagattactcacaaaaaggttttcataaaaagaggattactcacattgctgtcttaggttattctttagggtttcctggtgaatatctataatttacacaaatgcacgtgtgttagtataataacccattttaacattagtaataccctccccgagacggcattccaacgactacgtcgggcagaaccacgacagccgttacggaaccctagatcaatcgggcagcgtatctaatacgtctccaggggttataatacttacatcgtagcagaacctcgctattttagggggtataatgcccgcgTATAATTActtcctacagaaattgtgatttgagatTGAGAATGTGAGCGACGAAAAACGTAGACTGATGGCTTTCTTATATAGTTGCTGATATTGACTCTCAGGTGGCCCGTGTAAGGTAAGGCtaagccttacgcggcccgcgtcaacacaCGGTCAACCTATAGCTTGGCTGATTCGATACGTAggtccgccacgatgatgacacgtgtcagctcagggTCGCGCCACAATTtaggtttctcgcggcccgcgttaacttagactatcttatacgcggcccgcatgaacttaaggtttaagcgaaatcaggttataccctcgcgcggcccgcgttatgttgaggtgaggtcccatgcggcccgcctcaacttaatttttattgttttaatttattttatatattatattctaatttgggctcggttttcacatacggggtgcatataaagacatattgatatatttaaagatatattagggtgtcagaaatattatgaggatgtcggttttaccgagggttgttgtAGTCGTCAAGAATGTGTCGTGAGTCTCTTGAAAATTTTTGTGAAGGTAATTTTTATTAACACtagtatttattatttttatttactcgttattattttttaattaacaaTAGTATATTAGGTGTAATCTCTCTGTACGGGAGACGATATTTGAGGATGCCAACCTCAGCCGACGTTCCACTTCTATACGAGGCCCATCAGCGCATACACGGGTTTCCTAGAATGTTTGGTAGTCTTGATTGCACGCACTGGGAATGGGCGGCATGTCCAACTGCTTGGAAATGGCAACATCATCGTGGTGACCATGATGGTCCTACCCCAATATTACAAGCGGTCGCTTCTcaagatttatggatttggcatgcgTACTTTGGCATGGCTGGTACGAACAATGACATTGCAATTTTAATGTCCTCGAATCTATTCGACGATGTCATAGACGGTGTTGCACCAGATACTTCATTCTATGCGAACGACGTGCAGTATAAGTATGGCTACTATCTCATAGACAGTATTTATCCCGAGTGGGCGACGTTGGTAAAAACTCTTTCGTGTCCAGATGACGAAAAAAGATTGTATTTCAAGAAAAAACAAGAGTCAGCAAGAAAAGATATCGAGCGGGCTTTCGGTGTGTTAAAGAAAAGATGGTCTATCATCGCCCAGCCGTCGAGGATACTTGAAAAAAGTAAAATGAGAAACGTCATGTATACGTGTATCATTTTGCATAACATGATATTGGAGGACTCGGGTAGAGCATTTTGTGGAGAAAGCTATGATGAAAGTAACAAACCGACGAACCCAATACTAACATACGCTGAGAAAGAAGATATCCGAGCGAAGATACGGGCTAGGCACACACACCATAACCTTCGAGCCGATCTGACAGAGCACCTATGGTTTTATCGTGAACAAGGAGGAGTCGACACAGACGCCGAGTAgtgtttctattttttttaatgaaattatgtagtgtttttatttttttaatgaaattatgtagtgtttttattttttaatgaaattatgtttttttttattttctagttattaaaattgccatttaatttaaacaaataaatatttaaataaataaataattaggtaATCATGACATGGGGCTCCATCCACACTATGCAAATTAAAGGGGGGCATGATAAAGCCCCAGGGGTGACATGGCGCTGACGTGGAGCTTAGGTGGACTGATAAAGCCCCATGggggctccaaccacaccctcTAGCCTAAATGAAATTAGGATGTATGTGATATATAATTATTGTTTTCTCCCAATTTACAAAACTTTTGATACGAAATTTTGATAGGTGATTCTtgtttggtcaaaaatcaagctaagGATATTGTAatcaaatctgattttgtgaggtagtgtgcttgAATAAAAAACAAGTGTTTGATCAAATACGAAATGTAGAAAATGATGAACACGATGagttgtacgaggaaaaagcccttgatctttagaagacctccggcataaaaaacctcggatagtgaaaactatcactatcaaCTATATTGCACAATAAAGATTACAAGTTTGGATGTTGATCAAGTGTGGTACAATAATTGTTCATTAAGTGTGTTGTGAATGCTCTTGTTTGTAGTGTCTGCGAGAGAGAGAGTGTTCGTGTATATATCAGTGTGTATGTGAACTAATGAATATCTAAAACACTTGATCAACCCCTTTTGAAATAAGCTAACAACTCGGTCCGATTTTCATGGGAAACCACGTCCAAGCTCATGAACGTTAGTAGAATTCATCACGTGCAGCATCTCCAACGAATATTGACCGAGATTCCAACTATGACTATGTTCACGTCGTCCACAACCTGCATGGAACATTAGAAAACACAGAGAAAAATTGTTAGCAAACATAAGTAAatataaggatccttgatcctcagGCTTCCTGCACTATCTGCTAAGGATAAGTGATCCAGGCAACATTTAAGGATAAATGATCCATAGTTAGCAAAACctatgccctaacaattgcccccaaataTGGTAAATAAGATATGAATCAAATCTGTCATACATTAGACACGGACTAGCCATTACAATTCTAACTAGCCATTGCGAGTTTGATGACGTCATTGATGGGATTGACTATAGCCATCATCATGAATATATAGGGTGGAGATAAGATCGAGTATTCATTTCAAGATCAGAAGATCCTTTTTTAAATCTTCATTCCAGACCCAACTCAGGTATTCTTCTACTCCCTGAAGTCTTTTTGCTTTCTCTGAAATTCTTCATCTTCCCTTTTGCGGTTATGGCGAAGAAGGCTACTCGATCCTCACCCAGCAAGAGCCCAGAGAAGGATAATATGCCCGAGAGTTAGAACCTGTTATCAAATCCTTCTTCGGAGCTGTGCAAGCTCACTGATCCAGAGATTGAGAATCCCTTCCCCTATTTCCCACCGGAAACAGTATTCTGATCGTTTGACTCTTCCATGAAGAGTGACGCCTTTTCTCCATTTGGGTTTGCTTTCAAGCCCTTCCATTTCTTCTTGGCTACACATACCCCTTTCTTGACTTTACACAAAGGTTTTCACCCTCACCGGCATGAGCTACAGCCAAGCCATGCCTATGCTTTAGAGGGTTTTGTACACCCTTGAACAGATCATTAGTAAAGAAGGGATAAATTTCAACTTATCGGAGCTTTCCTATCTTTACAGCCTTGTCACCCATGATTCCCATCATTTCTTGCTCAAAGCTAAACCTCAACAACCTTTGCCCATCCTCAAGTCCACTCAAAATGGTGCCACCTGGAAGAATCAATTCTTCTTTGTGCGAATGGACTCTATCCCTCTCGGGGATAGTTTACCCAAGAAGTGGATCTTGAAgggtaggatataggatccttagATAACCGCTgtagattattattattgttattattattatttttattattattattattattattattattattattattattattattatttgttgcTGACTTGTTTTCCTCTCCCCTTTTGTATGCAGTTACTAACTTCTCCTGCCTTTCTAATTCACCATGAACTGAAGAGAGAGTTGCTGCGTTTTAGGCTCTTGACTCAACAATCAGAACATTCAAGCCAAGAACAAACGATACAGAAGCCAACACTTCTCCTCCTACACAATGTCAAGTAAGCATTTGTGCAATTTTGAAAGATGTAATTTTGAATTAAAAAAGTTAAGTAAATAAGAAGACTAATCTTTATGTTGGCTGAATAGGTGCACCTAGGTCTGCATCCAAGTCTACCTCAAAATTTGACCTTGGCGATATTAACAGCATGATCTCCTCTCATTCAATCAAGAAGGAGCTGGCTAGATACCAAAGCCAACCAAAGTCTAAAGTCATGTCCACCCGTGGCAGAACCGCTTCCAAAAGGAAGAAGCCGTCAGAACTTGTTGAAGATAGCTTCCAGCTTGAACGCCAATTCCACGACTTCGTGACAGAggtaaggatccttgatccttttaactgttttctgGTTGCTGCTAAGGATCATTAATCCTAAGTTCTTATTCTTGTAACCTGCAGGGGTTTGTCCGCATCAATGCTCTCTAAGAGAAGAATCTTGCGGATACGGAGGAGAAGCTAGCTGATCTTCGTTCCATAGGTGCTGCAAGGGCAAGAAGATTGCCCAACTGGAGAAGGAGGTCAATGGCCTGGAGAAAAGGATCATGGTGGCAGAGATTCAAGCCAATAAAGTTGAATTAGAGGCTACTGAAGAAGCCAAAGTCTGCGCTACCCACACCGTTCTTCAAGCCAGGATCAAGATGGCATAGGAGGCCATGGATCCTGCATTTGACCGCTTTGCTTGGAACATAGATGGGTGGAAGCTGGCTCTCCTTAACCTGGGTGATGGCGGTGGCGTGGATCAGGTGATGGCTCTGGAAGCTGGACCAAGTGGAGCGAAGGAGCAGAAGGAGGATGGTGGAGATGCAGCGAGTGAAGGAGCAGAAGGAGGATGGTGGAGATGCAGTAGGTGGTGAAGCTGCAGTAGTGGGCGATGAAGGATGATGATGCCTAGGCCTGAGCCCACTTTCTTTTGATGGTTTTTGATGTTTTCGTTTCTGAACAATATGGTCTGTAATAACTCTGAACAATAGTTCTTAGGTTTAAAGATTActgatccttcagacaataggcaggatggcaaaggtggagggatcctctgtttgggggatgaagcctttgttaTCCTGCCGTTTATTTTCCTACACTTTAATTTCTGCACAAACATTATAACTGTTAAATAACCCTGTCCGGCCTGCGTGGATGGTCCACGTTTTGCTGGTGAAGTCCTGGCCGGGCACTTTTGGCATATATTAACgggtttaataatattaaacttTCGGCTATGGTTGGTGTTGTACATTTATACTTGAAGTTTTTTACTTGTTATGCTTATATTTCCATATCCAAGTATATTAtttgtaaaaatcatcaaaaattcagAAAATCATCAATTGTTAAAAGTTTGATGATGTTAGGTTTAATAGAAAAACTCTAACTGTCTCTATGAATATGGATCATAAATCTTTAGCTGGAAAGAATAGGATGTAATCAGTAAAATAAATAAGGCTAAGGATAAAATATACCAGAGAACCCAAGTTAGGATTCTATATCCTTATAAGTTACTACTGAGCAAACAGACCAATAAAATTAGTTAAGGTTTTAAGGACTCAGGATCCTTATTGATAGAACTTGCAAACCTTTAAAGCTTCAAGAACCTGTAAAAAtgaacttgggactaagccaaacAATCTGGGGATAAACCCATtataactggggacgagcccaaatAAACTGgtgacaagcccaaataaactggggacaagcccaagatACTTGTGATACTGGGGTTTGGCCCAAATTGGCGACTATCCCAACGtaggtgacatgaaaatgccaaaaccttagataacgtgaaaatgttagaaaccttaggataatggatgtatggtacgtctaccattatacttgAGATCCTACATATGGCCAAcaacaatgaaattgtcagccactaAGCGTGTACTGGTCCCAATGCCTcgaaccatacttggataaacgTGTGCTACTAGCGGGGTGTCAAAACCCAATTGGTGTttaaggtgaaaacctttaaaccttagaatgTATAAGAAACCTTAAACTGGGGACAAACCCAAAAACTTTGGAGAGGTGGCCAACCCCTTGATCCTCTGTGAAAAATGATAAAaactctgcaaaagcttaaaACTTGGTAAAAATGGATGTTAAATGATTAACATCTTTTCCTTACAATGAATAATAGGTATAAAATGATAGAGAGTAAAAGTAAGATGTTACCGAAGCAAGGatcatatatcctttgaggatccttgatcctgggTCAGAATACTAGAGtctctaaggatccttgatccttcttacatgaagtatttcttcagatgaacaacattccaagctcttggtaggagatcaccatccatAGTTAATTagcgatatgccccctttccagcTTCTGCTTCTATTaaatatgggccttcccattttggtgctaatttACCATCAGCTGGGTTTGTAgtgttctggaatgctttccttAGCAccaaatcaccaacttgaaatctcttaaccctgacattcttgttgtatgctccagCCATTCTTTTGTTgatagctagccatccttattcTTGTTAAATCTCTGAGCCCATTCACAGTATCCAGGCCTTGAGTCAGGTTTTCAGCATTTgcttcaggatcacggatgcttgttcATCCTGTAGGAACCACCATCTCTATAGGGATCACTGCCT from Helianthus annuus cultivar XRQ/B chromosome 10, HanXRQr2.0-SUNRISE, whole genome shotgun sequence harbors:
- the LOC110882833 gene encoding protein ALP1-like, with amino-acid sequence MSSPSSSSDGVLDDMVIAMTQEAINYLREEAKSSASRTRQPPLEWNRLAAHERLVQDYFCETHLYDDVQFKRRFRMSRRLFVKISNDLAGESFFFHAKGVISLYGRRYLRMPTSADVPLLYEAHQRIHGFPRMFGSLDCTHWEWAACPTAWKWQHHRGDHDGPTPILQAVASQDLWIWHAYFGMAGTNNDIAILMSSNLFDDVIDGVAPDTSFYANDVQYKYGYYLIDSIYPEWATLVKTLSCPDDEKRLYFKKKQESARKDIERAFGVLKKRWSIIAQPSRILEKSKMRNVMYTCIILHNMILEDSGRAFCGESYDESNKPTNPILTYAEKEDIRAKIRARHTHHNLRADLTEHLWFYREQGGVDTDAE